Below is a genomic region from Equus quagga isolate Etosha38 chromosome 17, UCLA_HA_Equagga_1.0, whole genome shotgun sequence.
GGGCCGTCGGGCTCCCTGGACGacggcgcgggggcggggccgcggcgaCGCGGGACAGGCGGCGCGGATGGCGGCGGCGCAGGGCTCTTGAGCCGGCCCGGGCCATGAGCGCCGCCCGGCCCCAGTTCAGCATCGATGACGCCTTCGAGCTGTCTCTGGAGGACGCGGGTCCCGGGCCCGAGTCCAGCGGCGTCACCCGCTTCGGGCCGCTGCACTTCGAGCGCCGGGCCCGGTTCGAGGTGGCCGACGAGGACAAGCAGTCCCGGCTGCGCTACCAGGTGAACGGCCCGGCCCACCTCACCCCCTGGGCGGGACCCCAGGCCGGCGCCCGGAGAACCCCAACTCGGAGACTCTGCTTAGAGACCCCAGCAGGAGCGGGCGACCGCCCCGCTGACGTGGCCCCTGATCCAGAGCCCTGCCCAGACCCTCTCAGCTCTGATTTCGGTCGCCAGCCACCACTGGAGAGCCCAGAGACCGGACCGGGAACTCGCCCCCCACCCCTAGCTGGAGATCCCATCTGGAGTCTCCGTCCATGCTGGGTACCGACCCTCCCCCCGTTCCCACCGCTGGGCTGGGGAGCTCTTTTGTACCTGAACCGGACCTTGCCTGTACTCAGGGGCAGCCCCCTGAAGCCCAGGCCAGATGATCTAACGGGACCCTGCACCCCTCTTCAGTTCTGGAAGTCCCCACGCTACCTTTCCCCTCAAAGCTGGAGGACCCCCTCACATGAGACCTTGCCCACCCTTGACTCCCACTAAACTGGAAACCCCGATTTACCCAGAGGACCTCCACCAACTCTAGGATCCTCTTCTTGAAGACCTGGACCAGATTTCTGGGCTCTAAACCTACAAATCCTGGGCCTGCCCTTTCCTGGCACCCCAAAtccagagcctccttcctgggCCCCTGAAATACCATCCTGATAGCCCTACCCTGACACCCAAACTTGAGGGATCTCCTGGCCCGGGGACCCATGCTGGGAGCCTCAACCTGCCCCTGCTGGCCCCTGCCCCCCAAAGTCTCTAGCACCTACCTCCTACCTGGGTTTCAGTTTCTGTGAATCATCAAACCCGTTCTGCGGGGAGGGCGGAGGGCCAGGTGCACAGCTGTCAAGCGGCCAGGTCAACAGCTGTCTAGGCCtaccttcctcctccctcctggcccaacaggggagtgaggaggggccTGAGCCCACGGCCCCTCTGAACCCTGTGTTCTGAAACAGAACCTGGAGAATGATGAGGATGGAGCCCAGCCCTCTTCGGAGCCAGATGGAGGAGTCAGCACCAGGTCAGGGCCAGGTGGGGACCCACCCTGTACCCCAGCTGCATGCCTCTGACTcctgtccccagggccctgcccagtCCTAAATTCACCTCACTCAGCTCTCTCACATCCTGTCCTCCAGGGACTCCTAGCCTGACCCCTAGTCCCCTCATGGGGTCCCTCACCCTGCAGGGTCACCGTACTCTAGTGCCAGCCTCACCCACCCATCCCCACCAGGCTCTTTATCCTGCAGATACTCCCAGCCTGGTCTGGCCCCTACGTCCCACAGGTTACCTGTGCTGCATTAGTCCTTAGCTCGAATCCCCAGCTTCCTCCACCCACAGTCCTGCAGAAAGCTCCAGCCCTTGAATTCATCTTCTCCCTATCCCCTCTCAGTGCTCCCTGTCCTGCAGGAACACCCAACCCTAGTCCTTGCACACCCCAGCCACATCATCATGACTCCTGTCCCGAAGGGACCCCCTTCtttgcctccctctgccccctcactGGGCCACCTGTCCTACAGGGATTCCGTCCAGACATCCATCGGCAGCTCCCAGTGGTCCTTTAGCACCATCAGCAACAGCACGCAGCGCTCCTACCGTGCCTGCTGCAGGTGAGACCTGCCCTGCTTGAGCCACCTGTGGCCCCTGCCCCAGGACAGGCAGCCCTGGCTAttccccctccaccctcctccacccGCTCCTCTCACCTCTTTCACGCCTGTCCTGCTCTCTTGCCGCCAGCTGGACTCAACACCCTTTGATCCAGAAGAACCGCCGGGTAGTGttggcctccttcctgctcctgctgctggggcTGGGTGAGTGCCCCCAAGGGCCCCCGGCCTCCACCCGAGAGGGGTCCACTCTCCCATCCCCCTGGGCACTCTGAGCCTCCCAGCATCCTGAGGGGCAGCTGGCTGCTATCCCtccagccccattttacaggtgaggaaactgagaccttgaggggcaggcctggcctcctggtcacacagccaggaaatcACATGTGTTGAAAATGGAACCCAGTTAGTGctccacactttttttttttcttagcctgtTTAATCTATAAGGGAATAGAAGGGTAACAGCTGCCGTTTATTCTGTGTCTACTTCGAGCCGGGTGTGGGGCAGGCTTGTCTTCCCTGCCTtgcagaggtcacacagcaagtgaaaGGTTGGGCCCTGACCCAGAACCCACCTGTAGGGGCGGGTGCTCAGAGCCAGGGATGCTGCGTGCCCTGCCAGCCCGATGCGCAGGGCACCTGTCACTTCCCCTCCTCCAGAGTCAGAGTTGATGAGGACCTCTCTCCTACCCCCATTGTTCAGAGGGGAAACCCAGGCAGGCAGCTCTCATGGCCAGATGTTTTCTGACTCCCACAGTCATTCCATGGGGCTGCGGAGTCACAGTCCCCAGAAGAGATCTACAGTGGGGATTAAGAGTGGCCATAAGAAGGGTCCAGCCGTGgcagctgccctccctcctccaggaaggtcGAAGTCCCCTGGCCTCAGAGCTGAGCAGGGTCCTCGCCTCAGCTCCGGGTGTCTGTGTGCAGGGGAGGGAGCTCCACTGCCCCCAACACCCCCTGCACACTGGCCAGTGTTCGCACTGGCCGCCTGCCTTATCTCGTTTGATCCTCTCTCAGTGCCCAGCAGAGCGGCCGTTACTACCACCccaggtgaggaaggaaggacacagaCTCAGGCAGCGGAAGGGACTTGCTCTGCTCACAGCTGGGAACTAGACAAGCTGAGATTTAAACCGACATTAGTGACATCACCAGGCTTGGGGACCACCGTAGGCCCATAACGGGCCTTTgtaggaattagaaaaagatgccACCTCTGAGTGGGCCGAGCGCACGGCCCTGAGCCAGGTGCAGGGAGTGAGTTTtagcccccagcccacccctttTGAGGTGCTCTTTGCAGGGTGCACACACACAGCAGTCCGTGGGGGCCCCTCGAGCCTCCCGGCTGAACTGCCCCCCTGGCTGCAGGGTCCACCTCCCCATCCCGTCCTCCAACTGGGGACCCAGCACTCTCTCTCAGTCTGAAAAGTTGCTCCAGCCATGACCTCCTCACCTTCCCCAATGCCCCCTGTCCTCAGCCGAAGTCCATGTCCCTCCCCGGGCCTGCGGTCCCTGCCAGATTCCTCAAGCCTGGCCTCTTGCCCCCCCAGTCTGCCAAAAGCTAGAGGCTCCTAGAAAGCCCCAGGTTCCCCCCAGACTCGGGGCCTTTGCCAGGCTGTTCCCTCCATCTGGAACActcccctgcctctgcctgtgcGATGCCCATGGCAAGGCCTCCCCCTTCCAAATGCACTaaaagtcacttcccctctgtACCTCGagtcatctatgaaatggggatggTAACACCTGTCTCAGTGGGTCCAGGCGACAGTTAAATAAGGCACTGCATGCAACACACTTAGCCCAGGCTGGCAGCACCTGGTAAATGGTGACTAAACGTTGACCGCTCTTGCTGCTGCCACCCCTGCTCAGCTTAGATGCCACTGCCTCCAAGAAGCCCCTCCCTGATCCCCCAGGTTGCCTGATCTTCCCCCACCATATCCTGACCACCCTGATTGTACCTGggaggttctctctctctcttttttttttttttttgagtaagattagccccgagctaacatctgctgccaatcctctttttgctgaggaagactggccctgagctgacatccatgcccatcttcctctactttatatgtgttatgcctaccacagtatggcttgccaagcggtgccatgtccacgcccgggatccgggccagtgaaccctgggccaccaaagcggaacatgcgcacttaaccgctgagccgccaggccggccccagctGGGAGTTTCTTGTTGGTTGCTCCACTAGGGAAGGGCCGTGAGGCAGGGACCTCATCTGCTTTTTCCCACGGGATTTCCAGGACCTGGCACCCAGCAAGTGCTCCATAATGTTTGTTGGTTGACTCAAAGGCCACATCAAGGAGCAGACAGAAATCTCTCGTTTCACAGACATTTCCCAGGGCCTGCCAGCTGCCCCGCTCTGAAAACACAGAGCTTGGTGAGCTCCCCAGGGAGGGTCTCTGCTCAGGGGATCTTCAGCTCAGGTGGGCGACCCGTTCCTCAGGCCTAAGCCGTTTTGGGGGTTTCGGGTAGAGGTCCCCGCCCTGCACCCtgctcccaccctcaccctcGCGGCTCCATCTGTGTGCAGTGCTCATCCTGATCGGCGTGGGACTGGAGGTGGCCCCTTCGCCAGGTGAGCGTCCCCTCCTACCGCGGCAGGCAGCGCTCACACCCCCTACCCGGGTCCTTGGCAAGCCCTCGCACCTGCCAGCGCTCCCACCTTAACAGCCGGACCCGGCCCCTTCTGCCGCGGAGAGGGAGCCGGGCTGGGACGCCCTCAGCCCCGCCCCGGCGCCTCCTTGCCCTCACCCGgccactcccctcctcccgcAGGTGTCTCCAGCGCCATCTTCTTCGTGCCCGGCTTCCTGTTGTTGGTCCCGGGAGGTGCGAGCGGGGAGCGGGCAGCAGGCAGCGGGAGCGGCGGGGCGGAGCCGGGGCCGGATGCGGGGCGGGAGGGTCCCTGGGCGGGGCCTCGGCGCTGACAGGCCCCGCCCCGCAGTGTACCACGTGGTCTTCATCTACTGCGCCGTCAAGGGCCACCGGGGCTTCCAGTTCTTCTATCTGCCCTACTTCGAGAAGTGAGCCGCCGGCGGACGGCCTGCATCCAGCGTCGCCTCCGAGCGGCCCTTGCTGCCTCCTCGCGTCCCCAGGGGGCGCTCCTCGGGCCCGCGCCCCGCTGTTTCCCTCATCTCAAGGGAAAAGCCCCTTCAGGACCCTTGAGCCCCTAGCTCCACTGGGAGTTTGCTCAGGAAGTTTGGGGCGCCTGGGCCTGGGAAAGTGCCCCTCGCCTGCTCTGTGCCTTAACTTATTCTCCGGCCTTGGGGCTGCTGGGTTGGTGGTGGTTTGTACTAATAAAAGGGGTACTTAATTCCAGCAGAGACGATTGGTCTTTCTTTcccaccagccctgcccagcccaccaGCCTGGAAACAGCCCACTCCCACAAAGGCTGAGAAAGGATTGACCCAGGCTGATGGGCCTCCAGGACCACCCATCTCCCCATTGTACATGTGACAGTCCTGATGCACCAAGACTTGCCTGACGTCACATGCTGGTTAGGGACGGAGCTGGGCCTGGAACTCTTCTGCCCTTCTGTCCTGAAGGAGGGTGTTccagcctccctgctcccccagcccttAGCAGAGTCAGCCCTGCCCCTGTCTCTACCTGGAGGGGCAGTGTTGCCACCTGCCCTGGTGGCCCTGGCCAAGGGCACTCAGAGATGACgcaggcctggggcctggaggctggTATTCTGGTtccagcctggctctggggccctgggctgccacagccaGCTCGGAATGTGGGCCATGACAAGGCAgcagcccaggcccctcccctcaCTGCCCTACTTCCCAGGCCCAGGGGTTGGGAGAAGTAGGGGGCAAAGGACATGGGCGGCAGGGCCCGTATGACAGAGAACCTCAGTGATCAAAGACTCTCAGAACCGCAGAACGCTGAAAACAGATCATCTCAGAATTTTGGAAAGTCCGAGCATCTCGGAATCTTAGGCACCAAGAAACAGAATCTTTGAGAACCCTGAAATCCGAACTCATAATAACCACCATTTCTCAAACTCTGAGAAGGCGCCAGGCCGTGTGCTAAGCATTTAACACAGGTTATTTTTGGTAACTCTCACCACCTccgccccattttacagataaggaagttaAGGCCCAGAGAGACTGACTCACCCAGGGTCAGAGGAACATAACCCAGGGCTCGGGTTCCCTGGCCCAGAGCACATTCTATGACActggggaggaagtggggaggagacAGGCACCGAGCTGGTGTGGTCCCTTGCTGGCCAGCGGAGGGGCTGGCTGAATGAGTGTGGGCTTAGGAGACCCAGTTCATGGACTTCCGCGTTTTCAGTCTGTCTCCCCTGGTAAGACATTAAGAAGGGACTtggctggggctggcctcaaCTGTGTCTGCTGCGGCCAGGACAGTGCCTTTAGATTTCTGTGgctttgttgaaggaatgaacaCCCAGACTTCCCACCCTCAGCCCTCAGTCAAGGCACTTTGGGGGCACCGCTTGCCTGCAGGAACTCCGAAATCTCAAGCTAGCTGTGGTAAGGGGCCAGTTTCCATTTCCAGTCCGTCATGGACCAGTACTTTTGTAAGATAGATGAAAACtagaaaagtgaaaggaaaaaaacatacagaGTACAAGCCCACAGTTTGTAATACCAGGTTAATTAGacataaaattacatttcaatgAATGTcatcagaacagaaaaaaaatgacaaaaccatTCGTTGAAAGTGAGCAAACTGAAGATACATACAGGGAGTTGCTACTGTGCTCGTAACTTTTTGGCATTCCACAATCTTAACTAAACAGAAAGTTATTCCAGAAGAAGTGATTCTCCATATCGTAAGACCGTATCAGGAGCCAGCACGGCAGAGCCCACAGGCCCGCTGCAGCCCCCGAGCTAAGaagagtttttatattttagtagtggttggaaaaaagtcaaagaataaTAAGATAATAAGACTTCGGGACACATAAAAGCttataaaagtcaaattttagTGTCAACAAGTCACGTTTGGTTAACTGATTATTCATTAAATTTCCAACAGAGCCACCCCCACtcatttgtatgttgattttggtTGCTTGGCGATAGAAAggacaacagcagagttgagcacTTGCAACAGAAACCACATGGTCCTCAAAACCTAAAATCTTTGCTGTGGGCCCTCTCCAGAAAAGCTTACCAACCCTCAGTCTGTATGAACACTGGCAGAACACTGTGAGTCATAACGTTtaaagtttttgggtttttttaagattgacacctgagctaacaactgttaccaatctcctttttttgttcctgctttttctccccaaagccccccagtacatagttgtatattttagctgtgggtccttctagttgtggcatttgggacgctgcctcagcatggcatgacgagcggtgccatgtccacgcccaggattcgaaccggtgaaaccctgggccgccaaagcaaaacgcgagaagttaaccactcagccacggggccagccccaatacaaTGTTTAAAGTTTTAATGTGACCAACACGTTTGCTTTTTGGTGGTTAATTTATGTAATCCAAGTTGGATTGACAGCCACACTATCCTCAGAGAATAATGAATATCTAAACTCTAAATACAATTTCCTTTTAGTTGGAAAACATTAATAGTGGTATCCAGACTAGGAACATTGGATTTCCTTAGTGAATTGTAACTCAATTTGTCCCTAATGCTTTTTGCCAAATAGCCCATCTTTGTCTGATATGCCTGTGGTTATACTAGCTTTCTGCTAGTTAGTTTTCTCCTAGTGAATCTTTTTTCCAAGCCATCGCTTTCAGCTTTTCAGTCATAGTTATGTTTTGAGTGTGTCTCTTAGATCCTGCACTCAGCCG
It encodes:
- the TMEM134 gene encoding transmembrane protein 134 isoform X2 yields the protein MSAARPQFSIDDAFELSLEDAGPGPESSGVTRFGPLHFERRARFEVADEDKQSRLRYQNLENDEDGAQPSSEPDGGVSTRDSVQTSIGSSQWSFSTISNSTQRSYRACCSWTQHPLIQKNRRVVLASFLLLLLGLVLILIGVGLEVAPSPGVSSAIFFVPGFLLLVPGVYHVVFIYCAVKGHRGFQFFYLPYFEK
- the TMEM134 gene encoding transmembrane protein 134 isoform X1, with the translated sequence MSAARPQFSIDDAFELSLEDAGPGPESSGVTRFGPLHFERRARFEVADEDKQSRLRYQNLENDEDGAQPSSEPDGGVSTRDSVQTSIGSSQWSFSTISNSTQRSYRACCSWTQHPLIQKNRRVVLASFLLLLLGLGPGTQQVLHNVCWLTQRPHQGADRNLSFHRHFPGPASCPALKTQSLVSSPGRVSAQGIFSSVLILIGVGLEVAPSPGVSSAIFFVPGFLLLVPGVYHVVFIYCAVKGHRGFQFFYLPYFEK